A genomic segment from Nicotiana tabacum cultivar K326 chromosome 7, ASM71507v2, whole genome shotgun sequence encodes:
- the LOC107768522 gene encoding K(+) efflux antiporter 2, chloroplastic, protein MGFAYCLWQPNASHCGEALNYRILDRKSSCDVGLNHKLLGNARVLCKNRLGKRLKRSVACSDNSLAYSRIRFSCALWKSDSSGNLMRRKASKGVKLPWCQGNDSVAFIDGNGRNVEASESTEDGALSANTNGIAEISCAIELEEDKEEETEGDNLEELRELLQKALKDLEVAQLNSTMFEEKAQKISEAAIALKDEAANAWDDVNKQLDSVQEIVSEEMVAKEAVQKATMALSFAEARLQVALDSVQAAKQRSMSSETSEDSKGEDSTSLMEEEAALLAAQEDIKECLDRFGSCEAELRRLQNKKEELQKEVDRLNELAEQAQNNALKAEEDVTNIMLLAEQAVAYELEATQRVSDAEIALQKAEKNLAVSIVDSPETSVLQNGSSTQGQVLVDGTLSEDEVHPRNSVDSVIEIDREVQLEDAWAASGPLSTEESRISDESDEEDRKLVLDSSKDSDSDTEKPKSVQNLRQEVNKESARDSSLNAPKALLKKSSRFLPASFFSFPTDGEEFTPASVFHNLMESARKQLPKLVVGSLLMGAGIAFYVNRSERISQSFQQPDIITTSIDEVSTNARPLVRQIRKLPKKLKTLMEMLPHQEINEEEASLFDMLWLLLASVIFVPIFQKIPGGSPVLGYLAAGILIGPYGLSIIRHVHGTKAIAEFGVVFLLFNIGLELSVERLSSMKKYVFGLGTAQVLVTAVVVGLVAHFVAGQAGPAAIVIGNGLALSSTAVVLQVLQERGESTSRHGRATFSVLLFQDLAVVVLLILIPLISPNSSKGGVGFGAIAEAPGLAAVKAIVAITAIIAGGRLLLRPIYKQIAENQNAEIFSANTLLVILGTSLLTARAGLSMALGAFLAGLLLAETEFSLQVESDIAPYRGLLLGLFFMTVGMSIDPKLLLSNFPVIMGSLGLLIGGKTILVALVGKLFGISIVSAIRVGLLLAPGGEFAFVAFGEAVNQGIMSPHLSSLLFLVVGISMALTPYLAAGGQLIASRFELHDVRSLLPVESETDDLQDHIIICGFGRVGQIIAQLLSERLIPFVALDVRSERVAVGRALDLPVYFGDAGSREVLHKVGAERACAAAITLDTPGANYRTVWALSKYFPNVKTFVRAHDVDHGLNLEKAGATAVVPETLEPSLQLAAAVLAQAKLPMSEIAATINEFRSRHLSELTELCETSGSSLGYGFSRVVNKGKVQPPDSSDENQVSEGTIAI, encoded by the exons ATGGGCTTTGCTTACTGTTTATGGCAGCCGAATGCTTCGCATTGTGGTGAAGCTTTGAACTACAGGATATTAGATAGGAAAAGCAGCTGTGATGTAGGATTGAATCATAAATTGCTTGGAAATGCTAGGGTTTTATGTAAGAATAGGCTGGGGAAAAGGTTGAAACGGAGTGTGGCCTGTAGTGATAATAGTTTAGCATATTCAAGGATACGATTTAGTTGTGCTTTGTGGAAGTCTGATTCGAGTGGGAATTTGATGCGCCGTAAGGCTTCTAAGGGAGTGAAATTGCCTTGGTGTCAGGGAAATGATTCAGTTGCGTTTATCGATGGTAATGGTAGAAATGTGGAGGCCAGTGAGAGTACTGAAGATGGAGCTCTGAGTGCTAATACTAATGGAATCGCGGAAATTAGTTGCGCAATTGAGTTGGaggaagataaagaagaagaaacagaaggAGATAATCTGGAAGAACTAAGGGAGTTGTTGCAGAAGGCACTCAAGGATTTGGAAGTTGCACAGCTGAACAGCACAATGTTTGAGGAAAAAGCGCAGAAGATATCAGAAGCTGCTATAGCGTTAAAAGATGAAGCGGCTAATGCCTGGGATGATGTAAACAAACAACTTGATAGTGTTCAAGAGATTGTAAGTGAAGAGATGGTCGCTAAAGAAGCAGTTCAAAAAGCAACAATGGCCCTTTCTTTTGCTGAGGCAAGGCTTCAGGTTGCTCTTGATTCAGTACAAGCTGCAAAACAAAGAAGTATGTCTTCGGAAACGTCTGAAGATAGCAAAGGGGAAGATTCAACTTCATTGATGGAGGAAGAGGCAGCACTCTTAGCTGCTCAGGAAGATATAAAGGAGTGTCTGGACCGTTTTGGAAGTTGTGAGGCTGAGTTGAGGCGTCTGCAGAATAAAAAAGAAGAGCTGCAAAAGGAGGTTGACAGGTTGAATGAGCTAGCTGAGCAAGCACAAAACAATGCTTTAAAAGCTGAGGAAGATGTTACAAACATAATGCTTTTAGCCGAACAAGCTGTTGCTTATGAGCTGGAGGCTACTCAAAGGGTCAGTGACGCGGAGATCGCTTTGCAGAAAGCCGAGAAGAACCTAGCTGTGTCAATTGTTGACTCCCCAGAAACTTCAGTTTTACAGAATGGATCATCTACTCAAGGGCAAGTGTTGGTCGATGGGACCCTTAGTGAGGATGAGGTACACCCTAGAAATTCAGTCGATAGTGTTATTGAAATAGATAGGGAGGTACAACTGGAGGATGCTTGGGCGGCAAGTGGGCCTTTGTCAACTGAGGAGTCACGTATCTCTGATGAGAGTGACGAAGAAGATAGAAAGTTAGTTCTAGACTCCTCAAAAGATTCTGATTCTGATACAGAAAAACCAAAAAGTGTTCAAAATCTGAGGCAGGAGGTCAACAAGGAATCAGCTAGGGACAGTTCACTTAACGCTCCCAAAGCATTATTGAAGAAATCATCCCGTTTCTTGCCTGCATCTTTCTTCTCATTTCCCACAGATGGTGAAGAGTTCACACCTGCTTCAGTTTTCCACAATCTCATGGAGTCTGCAAGGAAGCAATTGCCCAAGCTGGTGGTTGGCTCATTACTGATGGGAGCAGG AATTGCCTTTTACGTCAATCGATCAGAGCGAATTTCTCAGTCGTTTCAGCAGCCAGACATCATTACCACCAGCATTGATGAGGTTTCAACAAATGCAAGACCTCTGGTTCGACAAATAAGAAAACTGCCCAAGAAACTTAAGACACTAATGGAGATGCTTCCTCATCAAGAG ATAAATGAGGAGGAAGCTTCTCTTTTTGACATGTTATGGCTATTGCTCGCAAGTGTTATCTTTGTGCCTATCTTCCAGAAAATTCCAGGAG GAAGTCCTGTCCTTGGGTATTTGGCTGCTGGAATCTTGATTGGACCCTATGGTCTTTCTATCATACGTCATGTACATGGGACCAAGGCTATAGCTGAATTTGGAGTTGTCTTCCTGCTATTTAACATTGGCCTAGAG CTTTCCGTCGAGAGACTAAGTTCAATGAAGAAATACGTTTTTGGGTTGGGTACTGCTCAG GTCTTAGTGACAGCTGTTGTGGTCGGGTTAGTTGCTCATTTTGTTGCCGGGCAGGCTGGACCTGCTGCAATAGTGATTGGGAATGGTCTTGCCTTATCTTCCACTGCGGTTGTCCTCCAG GTATTGCAAGAGCGAGGTGAGAGCACATCACGGCATGGACGAGCGACATTTTCTGTATTACTCTTTCAG GATCTGGCGGTGGTTGTTCTACTCATACTGATACCACTAATttcaccaaattcatcaaaaggAGGG GTTGGTTTCGGAGCCATAGCTGAGGCCCCTGGTTTGGCTGCTGTAAAGGCAATTGTAGCCATCACTGCCATTATTGCTGGAGGACGTCTG CTGCTGCGGCCTATTTATAAGCAAATTGCAGAAAACCAAAATGCAGAAATATTTTCGGCAAATACGCTTCTTGTTATCCTTGGGACTAGTCTTCTGACAGCCAGG GCTGGCCTCTCAATGGCTTTGGGTGCATTTTTAGCTGGTTTGCTTCTGGCAGAAACTGAATTTTCATTGCAAGTTGAATCAGATATTGCTCCATATCGTGGACTCCTATTGGGTCTCTTTTTCATGACG GTTGGAATGTCCATTGATCCCAAGCTTCTTCTTTCAAACTTTCCAGTTATTATGGGCTCATTGGGACTTCTAATTGGTGGCAAGACCATCTTGGTTGCGTTAGTTGGTAAACTGTTTGGTATTTCAATTGTATCGGCAATAAGAGTTGGTCTCCTACTTGCTCCTGGTGGAGAGTTTGCCTTTGTAGCTTTTGGTGAAGCTGTTAACCAG GGTATAATGTCTCCTCATTTGTCATCTTTGCTATTTCTTGTGGTTGGAATTTCAATGGCCCTCACGCCATATCTAGCTGCTGGAGGCCAATTAATAGCATCTCGTTTTGAGCTGCACGATGTGCGAAGTTTATTGCCTGTGGAAAGTGAG ACAGATGATTTGCAGgatcatatcattatttgtgGATTTGGTCGTGTTGGCCAG ATCATTGCCCAACTTCTCTCCGAGCGACTGATTCCGTTTGTTGCACTTGATGTGCGAAG TGAACGAGTTGCAGTTGGTCGTGCACTTGACCTTCCTGTATACTTTGGTGATGCTGGTAGCCGAGAG GTTCTACATAAAGTTGGAGCTGAAAGAGCATGTGCTGCCGCAATAACATTAGATACTCCCGGTGCAAATTACAGAACTGTTTGGGCCTTGAGCAAGTACTTTCCCAATGTGAAAACATTTGTACGTGCTCATGATGTGGATCATGGCCTCAATCTAGAAAAGGCTGGAGCAACAGCG GTTGTGCCTGAGACCTTGGAACCAAGCCTGCAGTTGGCCGCTGCTGTCCTTGCACAA GCTAAGCTGCCAATGTCAGAGATAGCGGCAACAATCAACGAGTTTAGGTCCCGCCACCTCTCTGAGCTTACTGAG CTATGTGAAACTAGTGGAAGTTCTCTAGGCTATGGATTTTCTCGTGTGGTGAATAAAGGCAAAGTTCAGCCTCCAGATTCTTCGGATGAGAACCAAGTCAGTGAAGGAACAATAGCAATATGA